One genomic window of Corallococcus silvisoli includes the following:
- a CDS encoding DUF3261 domain-containing protein → MRGLIPALLLAGLAACTTTPRPRPAAPGEPLPELRLPPAALGAAVSLTQRLTFAHDADPGGPRSLEALMEVDAEALRLVGLAMNHRVFTLGWDGATLQEERDPRLPAQFQAAWVLRDVELVYWPADAVRAALPAGWTLEDGPGQRTLSKNGREWVTVRYDGEPRWAGRTQLTNLSEHYRLTIDSRVADE, encoded by the coding sequence GTGCGCGGCCTGATTCCCGCCCTGCTCCTCGCGGGCCTCGCCGCGTGCACCACCACGCCCCGGCCGAGGCCCGCCGCCCCCGGCGAGCCGCTGCCGGAGCTGCGCCTGCCGCCCGCGGCCCTGGGCGCGGCGGTCAGCCTGACCCAGCGCCTGACGTTCGCCCACGACGCGGACCCGGGCGGCCCCCGCTCCCTGGAGGCGCTGATGGAGGTGGACGCGGAGGCGCTGCGGCTCGTGGGCCTGGCCATGAACCACCGCGTCTTCACGCTGGGTTGGGACGGCGCCACGCTCCAGGAGGAGCGCGACCCCCGCCTGCCCGCCCAGTTCCAGGCCGCCTGGGTGCTCCGGGACGTGGAGCTCGTCTACTGGCCGGCCGACGCCGTGCGCGCCGCCCTGCCCGCTGGCTGGACGTTGGAGGATGGGCCGGGACAGCGGACCCTGTCGAAGAACGGCAGGGAATGGGTGACGGTGCGCTACGATGGCGAGCCGCGCTGGGCAGGGCGCACGCAGCTCACCAACCTCTCCGAGCACTACCGGCTCACCATCGACTCACGCGTCGCGGACGAGTGA
- a CDS encoding AMP-binding protein, whose product MVEPLALEELLVHGRPSGHPVARREGAVLDLGALQSRVAGWRAAFEAHGGKRFALFTDDTFDFASALLGAWHAGACVYLPADARPATLEALRPHVDAFAVRAPPGLTPLSPAKSGPRDFQRLSPDLAALVVYTSGSSGEPTAIPKRLSQLSREVATLGALFDADLGDVPVLSTVSHQHIYGLLFRVLWPLASGRVFDAHALPYPEDIVAALQPGPALLVASPAHLKRLPSTMDWSPVRGHLRGLFSSGGPLSLEALQACRERLGRAPVEVYGSSETGGVAWRRRETDDDASWRTMPGVEVRADEEALCVRSPHLDLPQGAWFTTEDRARPVPGGFQLLGRRDRLLKLEEKRVSLSAMERTLVDGGLLREARVLPLSEGQRVVLAVVGVPDAEGWRLQESGGRRSLNQALREKLAPHFDSSALPRRFRYLEAMPVNSQGKSTEAALTALFDPKRPPFRVRERSPERVLLAVEVPASSPYFDGHFPGSPILPGVVQIEWALLLGREHFALPPDFLRLETVKFQQVIPPGAHLTLELTWAAESGRLGFKLTSDVGAHASGRIVLGGGVG is encoded by the coding sequence ATGGTTGAGCCGCTCGCGCTCGAGGAGCTCCTCGTCCACGGCCGCCCGTCCGGGCACCCCGTGGCGCGGCGGGAGGGAGCGGTGCTGGACCTGGGCGCGCTCCAGTCGCGGGTCGCCGGCTGGCGCGCGGCCTTCGAAGCCCACGGCGGCAAGCGCTTCGCGCTCTTCACGGACGACACCTTCGACTTCGCGAGCGCGCTCCTGGGGGCCTGGCACGCGGGCGCCTGCGTCTACCTCCCCGCGGACGCGCGCCCCGCCACGCTGGAGGCGCTGCGCCCCCACGTGGACGCCTTCGCCGTCAGGGCCCCTCCGGGCCTGACGCCGCTGTCGCCCGCGAAGTCCGGCCCCCGCGACTTCCAGCGGCTGTCGCCAGACCTCGCCGCGCTGGTCGTCTACACGTCGGGCTCCAGCGGCGAACCCACCGCCATCCCCAAGCGCCTGTCACAGCTGTCCCGCGAGGTGGCCACGCTGGGCGCGCTGTTCGACGCGGACCTGGGGGACGTGCCCGTGCTCTCCACCGTGTCGCACCAGCACATCTACGGCCTGCTGTTCCGGGTGCTGTGGCCGCTGGCGTCCGGCCGCGTCTTCGACGCGCACGCGCTGCCCTACCCCGAGGACATCGTGGCCGCGCTCCAGCCGGGCCCCGCGCTGCTGGTGGCGAGCCCCGCGCACCTCAAGCGCCTGCCGTCCACGATGGACTGGTCCCCCGTGCGCGGCCACCTGCGCGGGCTGTTCTCCTCGGGAGGACCGCTGAGCCTCGAGGCGCTCCAGGCCTGCCGCGAGCGGCTGGGCCGGGCGCCGGTGGAGGTCTACGGCAGCTCGGAGACGGGCGGCGTCGCGTGGCGCCGGCGCGAAACGGATGACGACGCCTCGTGGCGCACGATGCCGGGCGTGGAGGTGCGCGCCGACGAAGAGGCGCTGTGCGTCCGCTCGCCCCACCTGGACCTGCCCCAAGGCGCGTGGTTCACGACGGAGGACCGCGCGCGGCCCGTCCCCGGCGGCTTCCAGCTCCTGGGGCGCCGCGACCGGCTGCTCAAGCTGGAGGAGAAGCGCGTCTCGCTGAGCGCCATGGAGCGGACGCTGGTGGACGGGGGGCTGCTACGCGAGGCGCGGGTGCTACCGCTCTCGGAGGGCCAGCGGGTGGTGCTCGCGGTGGTGGGGGTGCCGGACGCGGAGGGCTGGCGGCTCCAGGAGTCGGGGGGCAGGCGCTCCCTGAACCAGGCGCTGCGCGAGAAGCTGGCCCCGCACTTCGACTCCAGTGCCTTGCCGCGCCGGTTCCGGTATCTGGAGGCCATGCCGGTCAACTCCCAGGGCAAGTCCACCGAGGCGGCGCTCACCGCCCTCTTCGATCCGAAGCGCCCCCCGTTTCGCGTGCGCGAGCGCTCCCCCGAGCGCGTGCTCCTGGCGGTGGAGGTCCCCGCGAGCTCGCCGTACTTCGACGGGCACTTCCCGGGCTCGCCCATCCTGCCGGGCGTCGTCCAGATTGAGTGGGCGCTCTTGCTGGGCCGCGAGCACTTCGCGCTGCCGCCGGACTTCCTACGGCTGGAGACGGTGAAGTTCCAGCAGGTCATCCCGCCCGGCGCGCACCTGACGCTGGAGCTCACCTGGGCGGCGGAGTCCGGGCGGCTGGGCTTCAAGTTGACGTCGGACGTGGGCGCGCACGCCAGCGGCCGCATCGTGCTGGGTGGAGGGGTGGGATGA
- a CDS encoding MMPL family transporter, with the protein MANKLAIFWALVVLAVGAHQVHFWRNAHLDTDVLALLPEDEQAPEVDAAMRKLADEAGRQLVLLVGAKDWPSAQRAADEATRVLEASADDLEPAVLGTAALEQAVDFYRPYRDRLLTPAQRQWLTRATPEELGGTALMKLYQPAGAQLTDWNADPLGMWPDWWQARAAETSARPRDGRLWLSGEGREWVLLTWKSKVSAFALGDGSRVTAAVEKARAQVEAAVPGGRLVAAGVPLYAEAAAAQASWEMSTIGFGSLAAVLLLVWLTFRSLRPILLVGVSLTLGCAVALTVTALVFDRVHLLTLVFGSSLVGVAEDYGFHYFAARQGKAPSERGPVMRSLLPGMVLALVTSVVAYLALGVAPFPGLRQMAVFSAAGLTAAFLTVVFWFPAMDTGALPITPFAQRFSASITRWPRIASTRGWWATAAILTVLVAVGIWKLEPRDDLRQLQGAPAPLIADQRELGRLLGLPSPAQFYLVEGDSDEQVLAREAALKRQLDTLIADKVFAGYRAVSDWLPSEAQQREDAALSARAEAQAVAAVSASTGEAPTRAAFAEEPLTPSRFLAGPAAAAIRQQWLGNLGKQQYSVLMLRGLNDPKVLPRLAEAARGLEGIRWVDKTAEISGLLSRYRLIMGWLIVAGYVAVLLTLVARFGREAWRAWIPSVLGTLLTLATFGWAGAPLQLFTVLGLVLLLGMGVDYGIFLLEHPGDGSAWLAVALAGVSTLLSFGLLGLSATPALRSFGLAMLLGEVTIWIITPCFRPPDGKATH; encoded by the coding sequence TTGGCAAATAAGCTGGCCATCTTCTGGGCCCTGGTGGTGCTCGCCGTGGGCGCGCACCAGGTGCACTTCTGGCGCAACGCCCACCTGGACACCGACGTGCTCGCGCTCCTCCCGGAGGACGAGCAGGCACCGGAGGTGGACGCCGCCATGCGCAAGCTGGCGGACGAGGCCGGCCGGCAATTGGTGCTGCTGGTGGGCGCGAAGGACTGGCCCTCCGCGCAGCGCGCCGCGGACGAGGCCACGCGCGTGCTCGAGGCGTCCGCGGACGACCTGGAGCCCGCGGTGCTGGGCACCGCCGCGCTGGAACAGGCGGTGGACTTCTACCGCCCCTACCGCGACCGGCTGCTCACGCCCGCGCAGCGCCAGTGGCTCACTCGCGCGACCCCGGAGGAGCTGGGCGGCACCGCGCTGATGAAGCTGTACCAGCCCGCGGGCGCGCAGCTGACGGACTGGAACGCGGATCCGCTGGGCATGTGGCCGGACTGGTGGCAGGCCCGCGCGGCGGAGACCTCCGCCCGGCCTCGCGACGGGCGGCTGTGGCTGTCCGGCGAGGGCCGCGAGTGGGTGCTCCTCACCTGGAAGAGCAAGGTGTCCGCCTTCGCGCTGGGAGACGGCTCGCGCGTCACCGCCGCGGTGGAGAAGGCCCGGGCCCAGGTGGAGGCCGCGGTGCCCGGAGGGCGGCTCGTGGCCGCGGGCGTGCCGCTGTACGCGGAGGCCGCCGCCGCGCAGGCGAGCTGGGAGATGTCCACCATCGGCTTCGGGTCGCTGGCGGCGGTGCTGCTGCTCGTCTGGCTCACCTTCCGCTCGCTGCGGCCCATCCTGCTCGTGGGCGTGTCGCTCACCCTGGGCTGCGCGGTGGCGCTCACGGTCACCGCGCTCGTCTTCGACCGGGTGCACCTGCTCACGCTGGTGTTCGGCTCCAGCCTGGTGGGCGTGGCGGAGGACTACGGCTTCCACTACTTCGCCGCGCGCCAGGGCAAGGCCCCCTCCGAGCGGGGCCCGGTGATGCGCTCGCTGCTGCCGGGCATGGTGCTCGCGCTCGTCACCAGCGTGGTGGCGTACCTGGCCCTGGGCGTCGCGCCCTTCCCGGGCCTGCGGCAGATGGCGGTGTTCTCCGCCGCCGGCCTCACCGCCGCGTTCCTCACGGTGGTGTTCTGGTTCCCCGCCATGGACACGGGCGCCCTGCCCATCACCCCCTTCGCGCAGCGCTTCTCCGCCTCCATCACCCGCTGGCCGCGCATCGCGTCCACCCGGGGCTGGTGGGCGACGGCCGCGATCCTCACCGTGCTCGTCGCCGTGGGCATCTGGAAGCTGGAGCCCCGGGACGACCTGCGCCAGCTGCAGGGCGCGCCCGCGCCCCTCATCGCGGATCAGCGGGAGCTGGGGCGGCTGTTGGGCCTGCCCAGCCCGGCGCAGTTCTACCTCGTGGAGGGCGACAGCGACGAGCAGGTGCTCGCGCGCGAGGCCGCGCTGAAGCGGCAGCTGGACACACTGATCGCGGACAAGGTGTTCGCGGGCTACCGCGCCGTGTCGGACTGGCTCCCCTCCGAGGCCCAGCAGCGCGAGGACGCGGCCCTGAGCGCCCGCGCGGAGGCGCAGGCCGTGGCCGCCGTCAGCGCCTCCACCGGCGAGGCGCCGACGCGCGCCGCGTTCGCCGAGGAGCCGCTCACCCCGTCGCGCTTCCTCGCGGGCCCCGCCGCCGCCGCCATCCGGCAGCAGTGGCTGGGGAACCTGGGGAAGCAGCAGTACAGCGTCCTCATGCTGCGGGGCCTCAATGATCCAAAGGTGCTGCCCCGCCTGGCGGAGGCCGCTCGGGGGCTGGAGGGGATCCGCTGGGTGGACAAGACGGCGGAGATCTCCGGCCTGCTCAGCCGCTATCGCCTCATCATGGGGTGGCTCATCGTGGCGGGGTATGTCGCGGTGCTGCTCACGCTGGTGGCCCGCTTCGGGCGCGAGGCGTGGCGCGCGTGGATCCCCTCCGTGCTGGGCACGCTGCTGACGCTCGCCACCTTCGGGTGGGCGGGCGCGCCGCTGCAGCTCTTCACCGTGCTGGGGCTCGTGCTGCTGCTGGGCATGGGCGTGGACTACGGCATCTTCCTCCTGGAGCACCCGGGTGACGGCTCCGCGTGGCTCGCGGTGGCCCTGGCCGGGGTGAGCACGCTCCTGTCCTTCGGCCTGCTGGGCCTGTCGGCCACGCCCGCCCTGCGCTCCTTCGGCCTCGCCATGCTCCTGGGCGAGGTCACCATCTGGATCATCACCCCCTGCTTCAGACCTCCTGACGGGAAAGCCACACATTGA
- a CDS encoding acyl-CoA thioesterase gives MKPDLSCELEIDPPFHDLDMMEIVWHGHYVKYLELARAVLLRRHDYDWPQMRESGYGWPVVEMKLKYVAPISYKQRIIVRAEITEWENRLRFDYLLRDADTGRKVNQAHTLQVAVSLKTGEMQFVCPEILWKKLGVWPE, from the coding sequence ATGAAGCCTGACCTGAGCTGCGAGCTCGAAATCGATCCCCCGTTCCACGACCTCGACATGATGGAGATCGTCTGGCACGGCCACTACGTGAAGTACCTGGAGCTGGCGCGCGCCGTGCTGCTGCGGCGCCACGACTACGACTGGCCCCAGATGCGCGAGTCCGGCTACGGCTGGCCCGTGGTGGAGATGAAGCTCAAGTACGTCGCGCCCATCTCCTACAAGCAGCGCATCATCGTGCGCGCCGAAATCACCGAATGGGAGAACCGGCTGCGCTTCGACTACCTGCTGCGCGACGCGGACACCGGGCGCAAGGTGAACCAGGCCCACACGCTGCAAGTGGCGGTGTCCCTCAAGACGGGTGAGATGCAGTTCGTCTGCCCGGAGATCCTCTGGAAGAAGTTGGGAGTGTGGCCCGAATGA
- a CDS encoding glycosyltransferase family 2 protein: MKVCAVIPVYNHGEAVGAVVKAVRSHGLPCVLVDDGSEPGCAAVLDGLAREDSSHVEVVRLPQNEGKGGAMMAGLRAARSRGYSHALQIDADGQHDANDIPRFLELAKASPDTLVCGTPVYDESVPKGRLYGRYATHIWVWINTLSFAIRDSMCGFRVYPLAPTVALIDSVRIGKRMDFDVEVLVRLFWRGMRILNQPTRVRYPTDGISHFDVLWDNVRISGMHARLFFGMLPRLPLLLWRKVVR; the protein is encoded by the coding sequence ATGAAGGTCTGCGCGGTGATTCCGGTCTACAACCACGGCGAGGCCGTGGGCGCGGTGGTGAAGGCCGTGAGAAGCCACGGGCTGCCGTGCGTGCTGGTGGACGACGGCAGCGAGCCCGGCTGCGCGGCCGTGCTGGACGGCCTGGCGCGCGAGGACAGCTCGCACGTGGAGGTGGTCCGCCTGCCCCAGAACGAGGGCAAGGGCGGCGCGATGATGGCGGGCCTGCGCGCGGCCCGGTCGCGGGGCTACAGCCACGCGCTCCAGATTGACGCGGACGGCCAGCACGACGCGAACGACATCCCGCGCTTCCTGGAGCTGGCGAAGGCGAGCCCCGACACGCTGGTGTGCGGCACGCCCGTCTACGACGAGTCCGTGCCCAAGGGCCGGCTGTACGGCCGCTACGCCACGCACATCTGGGTGTGGATCAACACGCTGTCGTTCGCCATCCGCGACTCCATGTGCGGCTTCCGCGTGTACCCGCTGGCCCCCACCGTGGCGCTCATCGACTCGGTGCGCATCGGCAAGCGGATGGACTTCGACGTGGAGGTGCTGGTGCGCCTGTTCTGGCGCGGCATGCGCATCCTCAACCAGCCCACCCGGGTGCGCTACCCCACCGACGGCATCTCCCATTTCGACGTGCTCTGGGACAACGTGCGCATCTCCGGCATGCACGCCCGGCTCTTCTTCGGGATGCTGCCCCGGCTGCCCCTGCTCCTGTGGCGCAAGGTGGTGCGATGA
- a CDS encoding HAL/PAL/TAL family ammonia-lyase, with product MSPRSPLPSDTPVRFDGGRLTLEDVGALARRERPARLGTDPGFRQRIARGAAFLDRLLAEDGVIYGVTTGYGDSVTVSIPPALVAELPHHLYTYHGIGAGRFLTPEETRAVLATRLASLAQGFSGVGVALLTQLELLLQHDVLPLIPAEGSVGASGDLTPLSYVAAVLCGERDVWHQGERKPAAAVLPALGITPLQLRPKEGLAIMNGTAVMTALACLAWERAEYLSRLATRLTAFNVLASAGNAHHYDETLFAAKPHAGQQRVAARLRADLVSDKPPRNEQRLQDRYSLRCAPHVIGVLEDALPFFRTLIENELNSANDNPLIDPDGERVLHGGHFYGGHIAFAMDGLKTAVANVADLLDRQLALLVDPRFNHGLPANLSASTGARAAINHGLKAAQISVSAWTAEALKQTMPASVFSRSTECHNQDKVSMGTIAARDCLRVLELTEQVAAAMLIAARQGVTLRQRLDADAKPGPALAAMHADLEARIPLLVEDRALDTELQGLLTAIRHREWRLHEA from the coding sequence ATGTCTCCGCGAAGCCCCCTACCTTCTGACACCCCGGTGCGCTTCGACGGCGGGCGGCTGACGCTCGAGGACGTGGGCGCGCTCGCGCGGCGGGAGCGCCCGGCCCGGTTGGGCACCGACCCCGGCTTCCGCCAGCGCATCGCCAGGGGCGCCGCGTTCCTGGACCGGCTGCTCGCGGAGGACGGCGTCATCTACGGCGTCACCACCGGCTACGGCGACTCCGTGACGGTGTCCATCCCGCCCGCGCTGGTCGCGGAGCTGCCGCACCACCTCTACACGTACCACGGCATCGGCGCGGGCCGCTTCCTCACGCCCGAGGAGACGCGCGCGGTGCTGGCCACGCGGCTCGCTTCGCTGGCGCAGGGCTTCTCCGGCGTGGGCGTGGCGCTGCTCACCCAGCTGGAGCTGCTGCTCCAGCACGACGTGCTGCCCCTGATCCCCGCGGAGGGCTCCGTGGGCGCGTCCGGCGACCTCACGCCCCTGTCGTACGTGGCGGCGGTGCTCTGCGGCGAGCGCGACGTGTGGCACCAGGGCGAGCGCAAGCCCGCCGCGGCGGTGCTCCCGGCGCTGGGCATCACGCCCCTCCAGCTGCGGCCCAAGGAGGGGCTGGCCATCATGAACGGCACCGCCGTGATGACGGCCCTGGCGTGCCTGGCGTGGGAGCGCGCGGAGTACCTGTCGCGGCTGGCCACGCGGCTCACCGCCTTCAACGTGCTGGCGAGCGCCGGCAACGCGCACCACTACGACGAGACGCTCTTCGCGGCCAAGCCGCACGCGGGCCAGCAGCGCGTGGCGGCGCGGCTGCGCGCGGACCTGGTGTCGGACAAGCCGCCGCGCAACGAGCAGCGGCTCCAGGACCGCTATTCGCTCCGGTGCGCGCCGCACGTCATCGGCGTGCTGGAGGACGCGCTGCCGTTCTTCCGCACGCTCATCGAGAACGAGCTGAACAGCGCCAACGACAACCCGCTCATCGACCCGGACGGCGAGCGGGTGCTGCACGGCGGCCACTTCTACGGCGGCCACATCGCCTTCGCCATGGATGGGCTGAAGACCGCGGTGGCCAACGTGGCGGACCTCCTGGACCGTCAGCTGGCGCTCCTGGTGGATCCGCGCTTCAACCACGGCCTGCCCGCCAACCTCTCCGCCTCCACCGGCGCGCGCGCGGCCATCAACCACGGCCTCAAGGCGGCGCAGATCAGCGTCTCCGCGTGGACCGCGGAGGCCCTCAAGCAGACGATGCCCGCGTCCGTCTTCTCCCGCTCCACGGAGTGCCACAACCAGGACAAGGTGAGCATGGGCACCATCGCCGCGCGCGACTGCCTGCGCGTCCTGGAGCTGACCGAACAGGTGGCGGCGGCGATGCTCATCGCCGCGCGCCAGGGCGTCACCCTGCGCCAGCGCCTGGACGCGGACGCGAAGCCCGGCCCCGCGCTGGCCGCGATGCACGCGGACCTGGAGGCGCGCATCCCCCTGCTGGTGGAGGACCGGGCCCTGGACACGGAGCTCCAGGGCCTGCTCACCGCCATCCGCCACCGCGAGTGGAGGCTGCATGAAGCCTGA
- a CDS encoding NAD(P)/FAD-dependent oxidoreductase encodes MKTESADILIIGAGPAGSVAAGLLRKQGRDVLVLEREQFPRFSIGESLLPQSMAYIEEAGMLQDVVEAGFQYKNGAAFVRGERYTDFDFRDKFSAGWGTTFQVQRAHFDHVLAKAAERQGAAVRYRHEVLSVDVSGEQPEVTARSPEGETYRVRARFLLDASGFGRVLPRLLDLETPSNFPKRGAIFTHVEDRTPPGSFDRNKIRVTVHPEHVHVWYWTIPFSNGRCSLGVVAKTEFLDQFTGTDTERLQAIVKETPSLADLLKDAVWDTPARKLTGYAANVKSLWGPGFALLGNAGEFLDPVFSSGVTIAFKSASLAAACIQRAFAGEPVDWEKEYARPLKAGVDTFRTFVESWYAGGFQQVIFHPNPSPDVRRMISAILAGYAWDTTNPYVAESKRRLSVLEALCAA; translated from the coding sequence TTGAAAACGGAATCGGCGGACATCCTCATCATCGGCGCGGGCCCGGCGGGCTCCGTCGCGGCGGGCCTGCTGCGCAAGCAGGGCCGTGACGTCCTCGTCCTGGAGCGCGAACAGTTCCCGCGCTTCTCCATCGGCGAGAGCCTGCTGCCGCAGAGCATGGCCTACATCGAGGAAGCCGGCATGCTCCAGGACGTGGTGGAGGCGGGCTTCCAGTACAAGAACGGCGCGGCCTTCGTGCGCGGCGAGCGCTACACGGACTTCGACTTCCGCGACAAGTTCAGCGCCGGCTGGGGCACCACCTTCCAGGTGCAGCGCGCCCACTTCGACCACGTGCTCGCCAAGGCCGCCGAGCGCCAGGGCGCCGCGGTGCGCTACCGCCACGAGGTGCTCTCCGTGGACGTCTCCGGCGAGCAGCCGGAGGTGACGGCGCGCTCCCCCGAAGGGGAGACGTACCGCGTGCGCGCGCGCTTCCTCCTGGACGCGAGCGGCTTCGGCCGCGTGCTGCCGCGCCTCCTGGACCTGGAGACGCCGTCGAACTTCCCCAAGCGCGGCGCCATCTTCACGCACGTCGAGGACCGCACGCCGCCCGGCTCCTTCGACCGGAACAAGATCCGCGTGACGGTGCACCCGGAGCACGTGCACGTCTGGTACTGGACCATCCCCTTCTCCAACGGCCGCTGCTCGCTGGGCGTGGTCGCGAAGACGGAGTTCCTGGACCAGTTCACCGGCACAGACACGGAGCGGCTCCAGGCCATCGTCAAGGAGACGCCGTCCCTGGCCGACCTGCTCAAGGACGCCGTCTGGGATACGCCCGCGCGCAAGCTCACCGGCTACGCGGCCAACGTGAAGTCGCTGTGGGGCCCGGGCTTCGCGCTCCTGGGCAACGCGGGCGAGTTCCTGGACCCCGTGTTCTCCTCGGGCGTCACCATCGCCTTCAAGTCCGCGAGCCTCGCGGCGGCCTGCATCCAGCGCGCCTTCGCGGGGGAGCCGGTGGACTGGGAGAAGGAGTACGCGCGGCCGCTCAAGGCGGGCGTGGACACCTTCCGCACCTTCGTGGAGTCCTGGTACGCGGGCGGCTTCCAGCAGGTCATCTTCCACCCGAACCCGTCTCCGGACGTGCGGCGGATGATCTCCGCCATCCTGGCCGGGTACGCGTGGGACACGACCAACCCCTACGTCGCGGAGAGCAAGCGGCGCCTGAGCGTCCTCGAGGCCCTGTGCGCGGCCTGA
- a CDS encoding LolA family protein, producing MRPLLVLTFALLSVSAHAADLVKDVRARLLDAPLIRGQFEQKKTVAGFKKPLVSKGDFLLARDQGVLWNTRTPFASTLTVTRKSLSAEQGTGGAAYHLDSAKEPALAAVNELLFSLLAGDVAALQKRFTVEGELVGAAGWTLELTPTDAGLARVFKHIHLEGDGYVRQVRLDETRGDVSVIVFDQLARTPPPDATETERLGK from the coding sequence ATGAGACCCCTGCTCGTGCTCACCTTCGCGCTCCTGTCCGTGAGCGCCCATGCCGCGGACCTGGTGAAGGACGTGCGCGCCCGGCTGCTGGACGCGCCGCTCATCCGCGGGCAGTTCGAACAGAAGAAGACCGTGGCGGGCTTCAAGAAGCCGCTGGTGTCCAAGGGGGACTTCCTCCTGGCCCGCGACCAGGGCGTGTTGTGGAACACGCGCACGCCGTTCGCCTCCACGCTGACGGTCACGCGCAAGTCGCTGAGCGCCGAGCAGGGCACGGGCGGCGCGGCCTACCACCTGGACTCCGCGAAGGAGCCCGCGCTGGCGGCGGTGAACGAGCTGCTCTTCTCGCTGCTCGCGGGCGACGTGGCCGCCCTCCAGAAGCGCTTCACGGTGGAGGGGGAGCTGGTGGGCGCCGCGGGCTGGACGCTGGAGCTGACGCCCACGGACGCGGGGCTCGCGCGCGTCTTCAAGCACATCCACCTGGAGGGCGACGGCTACGTGCGCCAGGTGCGGTTGGATGAAACGCGCGGAGACGTGAGCGTCATCGTCTTCGACCAGCTGGCGCGGACGCCTCCCCCCGACGCCACGGAAACCGAACGCCTTGGCAAATAA
- a CDS encoding LpxL/LpxP family acyltransferase, with product MKSRHWAEMGETTFVAGIWVLYWIHRLLGRWPFRVCLYPVVLVHWLSRPSLRQASRQYLERMQAATGALGHPPRGRDSVRHVLAFAETMLDKLLAVSGRYHFERVRTEGREEFYQAAKAGRGGVIVTAHMGCLELCRTMAERRGEVKLNILVHTLHAEQFNRLLKRLNPENDFRLMEVTDMGPATAVALNERVEAGEFVVIAGDRIPVNASQTVRVDFLGHPAPFPVGPYVLAALLKCPLYLLGCIHEGDGYTIHFERLFERVTLPRGQREAALTDCARHYVGRVTALLQRAPYDWFNFFPFWDQVNVSAKPPTF from the coding sequence ATGAAGTCCCGCCACTGGGCGGAGATGGGAGAGACCACCTTCGTCGCCGGCATCTGGGTGCTGTACTGGATCCACCGGCTGCTGGGCCGCTGGCCCTTCCGCGTCTGCCTCTACCCGGTGGTGCTGGTGCACTGGCTGAGCCGGCCCTCGCTGCGGCAGGCGTCGCGCCAGTACCTGGAGCGGATGCAGGCCGCCACGGGCGCGCTGGGGCATCCGCCCCGCGGGCGCGACAGCGTGCGCCACGTGCTGGCCTTCGCGGAGACCATGCTCGACAAGCTGCTGGCGGTGAGCGGGCGCTACCATTTCGAGCGCGTGCGCACCGAGGGCCGCGAGGAGTTCTACCAGGCCGCGAAGGCGGGCCGGGGCGGCGTCATCGTCACCGCGCACATGGGCTGCCTGGAGCTGTGCCGCACCATGGCCGAGCGCCGGGGCGAGGTGAAGCTCAACATCCTGGTGCACACGCTGCACGCGGAGCAGTTCAACCGCCTGCTCAAGCGGCTCAACCCGGAGAATGACTTCCGGCTGATGGAGGTCACCGACATGGGCCCCGCCACCGCCGTCGCGCTCAACGAGCGCGTGGAGGCCGGCGAGTTCGTGGTCATCGCGGGAGATCGCATCCCCGTGAATGCCAGCCAGACCGTGCGCGTCGACTTCCTGGGCCACCCGGCGCCATTTCCGGTGGGCCCCTACGTGCTGGCGGCGCTGCTCAAGTGTCCGCTCTACCTGCTGGGCTGCATCCATGAAGGCGACGGCTACACCATCCACTTCGAGCGCCTGTTCGAGCGCGTCACCCTGCCCCGGGGCCAGCGCGAGGCCGCCCTCACCGACTGCGCGCGCCACTACGTGGGCCGGGTGACGGCGCTCCTCCAGCGCGCGCCCTATGACTGGTTCAACTTCTTTCCCTTCTGGGATCAGGTGAATGTCTCCGCGAAGCCCCCTACCTTCTGA